The following are from one region of the Bradyrhizobium sediminis genome:
- the murI gene encoding glutamate racemase: MSAPPTILVFDSGLGGLTVLREIVRARPDAHYVYVADDAFFPYGHHSEEQIIARVVPLIGELIAARAPDLVVIACNTASTLVMSDLRAEYQVPFVGTVPAIKPACASSRTKRVSVLGTKGTVQREYTRALIRDFSQGCEVTLVGSPELASLAETALSGEAVGDAAIAAEIAPCFVGAGASDPARTDTVVLACTHYPLLLDRLKRLAPWPVDWIDPAPAIARRVSDLLGPPGSEADHAGAEMNFTSGRPHTLSRALTPFFGGRVPA; encoded by the coding sequence GTGTCAGCGCCTCCGACGATTCTGGTTTTCGATTCCGGCCTTGGCGGGCTCACGGTCTTGCGTGAGATCGTCCGGGCGCGGCCCGACGCCCATTATGTCTATGTCGCCGACGATGCGTTCTTTCCCTACGGGCACCACAGCGAGGAGCAGATCATCGCCCGGGTGGTGCCGCTGATCGGCGAACTGATCGCCGCGCGCGCCCCCGACCTGGTGGTGATCGCCTGCAACACCGCTTCCACGCTGGTGATGTCGGATCTGCGAGCTGAATATCAGGTGCCCTTTGTCGGAACCGTGCCCGCGATCAAGCCGGCCTGCGCCAGTTCCAGGACCAAGCGGGTGTCGGTGCTGGGCACCAAGGGCACCGTCCAGCGCGAATACACCAGGGCGCTGATCCGCGACTTCTCGCAGGGCTGCGAAGTGACACTGGTGGGGTCGCCGGAGCTCGCCTCATTGGCGGAAACGGCGTTGAGCGGCGAAGCGGTGGGCGACGCCGCGATCGCAGCCGAGATCGCGCCATGCTTTGTCGGGGCCGGCGCAAGCGATCCAGCGCGCACCGACACCGTGGTGCTGGCCTGCACCCATTATCCCCTGCTGCTGGATCGCCTCAAAAGGCTGGCGCCATGGCCGGTGGACTGGATCGATCCCGCCCCCGCGATCGCGCGGCGGGTGTCGGACTTGCTCGGGCCTCCCGGCAGCGAGGCCGATCACGCCGGCGCCGAAATGAATTTCACCTCCGGCCGTCCGCACACTCTGAGCCGGGCGCTGACGCCGTTTTTCGGCGGCCGCGTCCCGGCGTGA
- a CDS encoding cupredoxin domain-containing protein, translated as MFASLMLSKTAFIAALGIASVSAMSTAVAQTATEIQLSYKDKKFEPAEISAPANTPVVIKLKNLDAKAMEFESKTLKVEKVVAGGSDAIINVRAQKPGRYEFFDEYNEKTARGALVVK; from the coding sequence ATGTTTGCCTCGCTTATGCTTTCGAAGACCGCGTTTATCGCCGCGCTGGGCATTGCATCAGTATCTGCCATGTCGACGGCCGTCGCGCAGACCGCCACCGAGATCCAGCTCAGCTACAAGGACAAGAAGTTCGAGCCGGCGGAGATCAGCGCCCCCGCCAACACGCCTGTCGTGATCAAGCTGAAAAATCTCGACGCCAAGGCGATGGAATTCGAGAGCAAGACCCTGAAGGTGGAGAAAGTGGTTGCCGGCGGCAGCGATGCGATTATCAATGTCCGCGCGCAAAAGCCCGGCCGCTATGAGTTTTTCGACGAATACAACGAGAAGACGGCTCGCGGCGCGCTGGTCGTAAAGTAA
- a CDS encoding FTR1 family iron permease, whose protein sequence is MLAALIIVFREVFEAGLIIGIVLAVTRTVPHRNRWIGGGVLVGVLAACVVAAFAGALSNLFAGMGQELFNAAILTVAVVMLTWHNVWMARHGSELAGELRSAGQAVVEGAKSLLALAVVVGVAVLREGSEVVLFLYGVLAAGGDSAWSVALGGFGGLLLGALICVLTYVGLIRIPMRALFATTTVLIALLAAGMAAQATHFLEQANWLTAMDTIVWDSGWLLSDSSFLGRALHTLIGYTDQPTAMQLVVYLAILLVTFVLMRIYGSPAKAMPEPAHG, encoded by the coding sequence GTGCTCGCTGCTCTGATCATCGTATTCCGCGAAGTTTTCGAGGCCGGTTTGATCATCGGTATCGTGCTCGCGGTCACGCGTACCGTTCCGCACCGCAACCGATGGATCGGCGGCGGCGTGCTGGTGGGCGTGCTGGCCGCCTGCGTGGTCGCGGCGTTCGCCGGCGCGCTCTCCAATCTGTTCGCGGGGATGGGGCAGGAGCTGTTCAACGCGGCGATCCTGACCGTCGCCGTCGTGATGCTGACCTGGCACAATGTCTGGATGGCGCGTCACGGCAGCGAGCTCGCCGGCGAACTGCGCTCCGCCGGACAGGCGGTGGTCGAGGGGGCGAAGTCGCTGTTGGCGCTCGCGGTCGTGGTCGGTGTCGCCGTGCTGCGCGAGGGTAGCGAGGTGGTGCTGTTCCTGTACGGCGTGCTGGCGGCGGGGGGCGACTCGGCCTGGAGCGTGGCGCTCGGCGGCTTTGGCGGACTTCTGCTCGGCGCGCTCATCTGTGTGCTGACCTATGTCGGCCTGATCCGCATTCCCATGCGCGCGCTGTTCGCCACCACAACGGTGCTGATCGCGCTGTTGGCCGCGGGCATGGCGGCGCAGGCGACCCACTTTCTCGAACAGGCCAATTGGCTGACGGCGATGGACACCATCGTCTGGGACTCCGGCTGGCTGTTGTCGGATTCCAGTTTCCTCGGCCGCGCGCTGCACACCCTGATCGGTTACACCGATCAGCCCACCGCGATGCAGCTTGTGGTCTATCTGGCCATCCTGCTCGTGACCTTCGTGCTGATGCGGATCTACGGCTCGCCCGCCAAGGCGATGCCGGAGCCGGCGCACGGCTGA
- the purB gene encoding adenylosuccinate lyase, with amino-acid sequence MIPRYTRPEMASIWEAQTRFKIWFEIEAHAADALAELGVIPKEAARTIWAKAKNAAFNVDRIDEIERETKHDVIAFLTHLAEIVGPEARFVHQGMTSSDVLDTCLNVQLTRAADLLIADVDKVLAALKKRAFEHKMTPTIGRSHGIHAEPVTFGLKLAYAYAEFARARERLVIARKEVATCAISGAVGTFAQIDPRVEAHVAKAMGLAVEPISTQVIPRDRHAMYFATLGVIAASVERLATEIRHLQRTEVLEAEEFFSEGQKGSSAMPHKRNPVLSENLTGLSRMVRAYVTPAMENVVLWHERDISHSSAERMIAPDATVTLDFALNRLAGLVDKLLIYPENMQKNLDRLGGLVHSQRLLIALTQKGCSREESYKLVQRNAMPVWRGQGDFQTLLKKDAEVKKYLSDTEISEQFDLGYHFKHVDTIFRRVFGEA; translated from the coding sequence ATGATCCCCCGCTACACCCGCCCGGAAATGGCCTCCATCTGGGAGGCCCAGACACGCTTCAAGATCTGGTTCGAGATCGAGGCGCATGCGGCGGACGCGCTGGCCGAACTCGGGGTGATCCCGAAGGAGGCCGCCAGGACGATCTGGGCCAAGGCCAAAAATGCGGCCTTCAACGTCGATCGGATCGACGAGATCGAGCGCGAAACCAAGCACGACGTCATCGCCTTCCTCACCCATCTCGCCGAGATCGTCGGCCCCGAGGCGCGCTTCGTGCACCAGGGCATGACCTCCTCCGACGTGCTCGACACCTGCCTCAACGTGCAGCTGACCCGGGCCGCCGACCTCCTGATTGCCGACGTCGACAAGGTGCTGGCGGCGCTGAAGAAGCGCGCCTTCGAGCACAAGATGACGCCGACCATCGGCCGCTCCCACGGCATCCATGCCGAACCGGTGACGTTCGGGCTGAAGCTCGCTTATGCCTATGCGGAATTTGCCCGCGCCCGCGAGCGGCTGGTGATTGCCCGCAAGGAAGTCGCGACCTGCGCGATCTCCGGAGCGGTCGGCACCTTCGCGCAGATCGATCCGCGCGTGGAGGCCCATGTCGCCAAGGCGATGGGACTTGCGGTCGAACCGATCTCCACGCAGGTGATCCCGCGCGACCGCCACGCGATGTATTTTGCAACCCTCGGCGTCATCGCCGCTTCGGTCGAGCGGCTCGCCACCGAGATCCGGCATCTGCAGCGCACCGAAGTGCTGGAGGCCGAAGAATTCTTCTCCGAGGGGCAGAAGGGTTCCTCGGCGATGCCGCACAAGCGCAACCCGGTGCTGTCGGAAAACCTCACCGGCCTGTCGCGCATGGTGCGTGCCTATGTGACCCCGGCGATGGAGAATGTCGTGTTGTGGCATGAGCGCGATATCTCGCACTCCTCGGCCGAACGCATGATCGCGCCCGACGCCACCGTCACGCTCGACTTCGCACTCAATCGCCTCGCGGGCCTGGTCGACAAGCTGCTGATTTACCCCGAGAACATGCAGAAGAACCTCGACCGCCTCGGCGGCCTCGTGCATTCGCAGCGGCTATTGATCGCGCTGACGCAAAAGGGCTGCAGCCGCGAGGAATCCTACAAGCTGGTGCAGCGCAACGCGATGCCGGTGTGGCGCGGCCAGGGCGATTTCCAGACGCTGCTGAAAAAGGACGCCGAGGTGAAGAAGTACCTCAGCGATACCGAGATCTCGGAACAGTTCGACCTCGGCTATCACTTCAAGCACGTCGACACGATCTTCAGGCGGGTGTTCGGCGAAGCGTGA
- a CDS encoding TetR family transcriptional regulator, with protein sequence MNENVVLTPERILEVTEDVLRRYGLAKATVVDVARALDVSHGSVYRHFPSKASLRQAVAKRWLDRFNAPLQKIVDASGPAPARLERWLRTLFANKHKKLSDDPEMFATYLALAQEACQAVSSHKECLCDQVERILADGVKQGAFEIADVKATSRAVFDATIRFHHPAHSEEWNDAGLAARIDAVLALLLKGLEAPGKR encoded by the coding sequence ATGAACGAGAATGTAGTTCTGACCCCCGAGCGGATCCTCGAAGTCACCGAGGACGTGCTGCGCCGCTACGGTCTGGCGAAGGCCACCGTGGTGGACGTCGCCCGCGCGCTCGATGTCAGCCATGGCAGCGTCTACCGGCATTTTCCGAGCAAGGCTTCGCTGCGCCAGGCGGTGGCCAAACGCTGGCTCGACCGCTTCAATGCGCCACTGCAGAAGATCGTGGACGCGTCGGGGCCGGCGCCGGCCCGGCTGGAGCGCTGGCTGCGCACGCTGTTTGCGAACAAGCACAAGAAGCTGTCCGACGATCCCGAGATGTTCGCGACCTATCTGGCGCTGGCCCAGGAGGCCTGTCAGGCGGTGAGTTCGCACAAGGAATGCCTCTGCGATCAGGTCGAACGTATTCTGGCCGACGGCGTCAAGCAGGGCGCGTTCGAGATCGCCGACGTCAAGGCCACTTCGCGTGCGGTGTTCGACGCCACCATCCGTTTCCATCATCCCGCCCATTCCGAGGAATGGAACGATGCCGGGCTCGCAGCAAGAATCGACGCCGTGCTGGCGCTGCTGCTCAAGGGGCTGGAAGCGCCGGGCAAGCGATAA
- a CDS encoding metallophosphoesterase family protein produces the protein MLLAVFADIHANRQAFSACLDYARARGARRFACLGDYVGYGADPEWTVETVMDLVNSGAIAVRGNHDNAISTPSETMNAEAQAAIEWTRGRLNAAQRRFLAELPLTQKEDDRLYVHSEASTPARWRYIQSTADAARSLVATDAHVTFCGHIHQPSLYSMSATAKMTSFIPTSGVPVQLLGGRRWLAVLGSVGQPRDRNPAASFAMLDTATGEITYCRVPYDVEAAARRIRENGLPLWLADRLKVGR, from the coding sequence GTGCTGCTGGCCGTGTTTGCGGATATCCATGCCAATCGGCAGGCGTTCAGTGCCTGCCTCGACTATGCGCGGGCGCGCGGCGCGCGACGCTTCGCCTGTCTCGGCGATTACGTCGGCTATGGCGCCGATCCGGAATGGACGGTCGAGACGGTGATGGACCTCGTCAACAGCGGGGCGATAGCCGTGCGCGGCAACCACGACAACGCCATCAGCACGCCTTCCGAGACCATGAACGCCGAGGCCCAGGCCGCGATCGAATGGACGCGCGGGCGGCTGAATGCGGCACAGCGGCGCTTTCTGGCGGAACTGCCGCTGACGCAAAAGGAGGACGATCGCCTCTACGTCCATTCCGAGGCCAGCACGCCTGCTCGATGGCGCTACATCCAGAGCACGGCGGACGCCGCGCGCAGCCTGGTGGCGACCGACGCCCACGTCACATTCTGCGGCCACATCCATCAGCCGTCGCTCTACTCGATGTCGGCAACTGCGAAGATGACGAGTTTCATCCCGACATCGGGGGTGCCGGTTCAATTGCTTGGCGGCAGGCGCTGGCTCGCCGTTCTCGGCTCGGTGGGGCAACCGCGCGACCGCAATCCGGCGGCTTCGTTTGCGATGCTTGATACCGCAACCGGGGAAATCACCTATTGCCGCGTGCCCTACGACGTCGAGGCGGCGGCGCGGCGGATTCGCGAAAACGGGCTGCCGCTCTGGCTGGCCGACCGGCTCAAGGTCGGGAGGTAG
- a CDS encoding serine/threonine protein kinase produces the protein MVKTLVEPGAVIDGFTVGERVHSGGMATLWSVTWPDSDTPMLMKVPRISEGEDPAAIVGFEMEQMILPRLSGPHVPACFGAGDFARQPYVVIERIPGKTLYERLSELPISYEEARAIVGKIATALADLHTQNVIHHDIKPSSIMFRPSGEAVLIDFGLSHHNQLPDLLQEEFRLPYGTAPYMAPERLLGVRDDPRSDLFSLGVLLYFFTTGERPFGETETLRGMRRRLWRDPHPPRRLRADYPPWLQEIVLRCLEIEPVWRYPTASHLAFDLGHPDQVKLTARAERLVRDPLSTVWRRRFNRGLTQPKPKADLAAQLASCPILTVAIDTTEGSEQLNEALRVTAERILATLPSARLACLNVLKLGRVTIDRTLDEEGNNKHIERMVALKHWASPLKLDEDRLTVHVLEAIDPASAILEFAEANHVDHIVIGARQSSLVRTLLGSVSAKVAAEAPCSVTVVRPPRQAPLQELEGTGKEPGEAMF, from the coding sequence ATGGTCAAGACGCTGGTTGAGCCCGGCGCCGTCATCGACGGCTTCACGGTCGGAGAGCGCGTCCATAGTGGCGGCATGGCGACGCTGTGGAGCGTGACCTGGCCCGACAGCGACACGCCGATGCTGATGAAGGTGCCGCGGATTTCCGAAGGGGAAGATCCCGCCGCCATCGTCGGGTTCGAGATGGAGCAGATGATCCTGCCGCGGTTGTCGGGGCCGCATGTGCCGGCCTGCTTCGGGGCAGGCGATTTCGCCCGCCAGCCCTATGTCGTGATCGAGCGCATTCCGGGCAAGACGCTGTACGAGCGCCTGAGCGAATTGCCGATCTCCTATGAAGAGGCGAGGGCGATCGTCGGCAAGATTGCCACCGCGCTGGCCGATCTGCACACGCAGAACGTCATCCATCACGACATCAAGCCGAGCAGCATCATGTTTCGTCCCAGCGGCGAAGCCGTGCTGATCGACTTTGGTTTGTCGCATCACAACCAGTTGCCGGATTTGCTGCAGGAAGAATTCCGGCTGCCCTACGGCACCGCGCCTTACATGGCGCCGGAGCGGCTACTCGGGGTGCGGGACGATCCGCGCAGCGACCTGTTTTCGCTGGGGGTGCTGCTCTACTTCTTCACCACGGGCGAACGGCCGTTCGGCGAGACCGAAACCCTGCGCGGCATGCGGCGGCGGCTGTGGCGAGATCCGCACCCTCCGCGCCGGCTGCGGGCGGACTATCCGCCCTGGCTGCAGGAGATCGTGCTGCGGTGCCTCGAGATCGAGCCGGTCTGGCGTTATCCGACGGCGTCGCATCTGGCGTTCGATCTGGGCCATCCCGACCAGGTCAAGCTGACCGCGCGAGCGGAGCGCCTGGTGCGCGATCCCCTCAGCACGGTCTGGCGCCGCCGTTTCAACCGCGGCCTGACCCAGCCGAAGCCGAAAGCGGATCTGGCGGCGCAACTGGCTTCATGCCCGATCCTGACGGTCGCGATCGACACCACGGAGGGATCGGAGCAGCTCAACGAGGCGCTGCGCGTCACCGCCGAAAGGATTCTCGCCACCCTGCCTTCCGCGAGGCTGGCCTGCCTGAACGTTCTGAAGCTCGGCCGCGTCACCATCGACCGGACCCTCGACGAAGAGGGCAACAACAAGCACATCGAGCGGATGGTCGCGCTCAAGCATTGGGCGTCGCCGCTCAAGCTCGACGAGGACCGGCTCACCGTCCATGTCCTCGAAGCGATCGATCCCGCTTCCGCGATCCTCGAATTCGCCGAAGCCAATCATGTCGACCATATCGTGATCGGCGCGCGCCAGAGTTCGCTGGTGCGCACGCTGCTCGGCAGCGTTTCCGCCAAGGTGGCGGCGGAAGCGCCGTGCAGCGTGACCGTCGTGCGGCCGCCGCGGCAGGCGCCGCTGCAGGAGCTGGAGGGAACAGGCAAGGAGCCCGGGGAGGCAATGTTCTAG
- a CDS encoding antibiotic biosynthesis monooxygenase — MYAAIRQGKAKAGMAEELTRRIKEGAIPIISDVEGFIAYYVVYAPDDTVTAISIFNNFAGAEESNRRGVAWIEQNLTPLLTGPATAIAGPVIVHTLA, encoded by the coding sequence ATGTACGCCGCCATTCGCCAGGGCAAGGCCAAGGCCGGCATGGCCGAAGAGCTGACACGCAGGATCAAGGAAGGCGCCATTCCAATCATCAGTGATGTCGAAGGCTTCATTGCCTATTACGTGGTCTATGCGCCCGACGACACGGTGACGGCGATCAGCATCTTCAACAATTTCGCAGGCGCGGAGGAGTCGAACAGGCGCGGTGTCGCCTGGATCGAGCAGAATCTGACGCCACTGCTCACCGGGCCAGCCACAGCCATCGCCGGACCGGTGATCGTTCATACGCTGGCATGA
- the rpe gene encoding ribulose-phosphate 3-epimerase, protein MSQQFAPRPLVIAPSILASDFARLGEEVRAVDTAGADWIHLDVMDGHFVPNISYGPDVIKAMRPHTSKVFDAHLMIAPCDPYLEAFAKAGCDHITVHAEAGPHLHRSLQAIRALGKKAGVSLNPGTPISAIEYVIDLVDLVLVMSVNPGFGGQAFIPSALGKIQDLRAMTAGRPIDIEVDGGVSADVSGQLAAAGANAFVAGSAVFKGGTTESYKANISAIRNAAALARGEAI, encoded by the coding sequence ATGTCTCAACAATTTGCTCCCCGCCCCCTGGTCATCGCGCCGTCGATCCTGGCTTCCGATTTCGCCAGGCTCGGCGAGGAGGTCCGCGCCGTGGATACGGCGGGCGCCGACTGGATCCATCTCGACGTGATGGACGGCCATTTCGTGCCCAACATTTCCTACGGCCCCGACGTCATCAAGGCGATGCGGCCGCACACCAGCAAGGTGTTCGACGCGCATCTGATGATCGCGCCCTGCGATCCCTATCTCGAGGCCTTCGCCAAGGCCGGCTGCGATCACATCACGGTGCATGCCGAGGCGGGCCCGCATCTGCATCGATCGCTGCAGGCGATCCGCGCACTCGGCAAGAAGGCCGGCGTCTCGCTCAATCCGGGCACGCCGATCTCGGCGATCGAATATGTCATCGACCTCGTCGATCTGGTGCTGGTGATGTCGGTCAATCCCGGCTTCGGCGGCCAGGCTTTCATCCCCTCGGCGCTCGGCAAGATCCAGGACCTGCGCGCGATGACCGCAGGCAGGCCGATCGACATCGAGGTCGATGGCGGCGTCAGCGCAGATGTGTCCGGTCAGCTCGCCGCCGCCGGCGCCAATGCCTTCGTCGCCGGCTCCGCCGTGTTCAAGGGCGGCACCACGGAAAGCTACAAGGCCAACATTTCCGCGATCCGCAACGCGGCGGCGCTGGCGCGCGGCGAAGCGATCTGA
- a CDS encoding EF-hand domain-containing protein, translating to MLLGLGAASSALGALQSLTAKKSTPTTGVTQNRQTPDFFGRTESPGLLSNSSAAPKGSSSKSGALSPELMSALLAALGQTDSSTGGSDGASSAGGSNPLKDLFAQIDADGDGKLSKSEFENSLGAGGTNTAQADDVFSKMDKDGDGSVSLNEIMSALQGKVHRHQHQVGGATDAGGSGSDPLMKTLQGATSTTVTNSDGSTTTSLTYADGSKVTMTSPAASSASGAATSSYNFIEQMIARQAKAISSAATASLSVSA from the coding sequence ATGCTGCTAGGTCTCGGCGCCGCGTCATCGGCTCTCGGCGCGCTGCAGTCGCTCACTGCGAAGAAGTCGACCCCGACCACCGGTGTCACGCAGAACAGGCAAACGCCGGATTTCTTCGGCCGCACCGAAAGCCCAGGTTTGTTGTCCAATTCGAGTGCGGCGCCGAAGGGCTCCTCCTCGAAGTCCGGCGCGCTGTCGCCCGAACTGATGAGCGCCTTGCTCGCTGCGCTCGGCCAGACGGATTCCTCGACAGGCGGGTCCGACGGCGCATCGTCAGCAGGCGGATCCAATCCGCTGAAGGACCTGTTCGCGCAGATCGACGCCGACGGCGACGGTAAGCTCAGCAAATCGGAATTCGAGAATTCGCTCGGCGCCGGCGGAACCAATACCGCGCAGGCCGACGACGTGTTCAGCAAGATGGACAAGGATGGCGACGGTTCGGTCAGCCTCAACGAGATAATGTCGGCGCTGCAGGGCAAGGTTCACCGCCACCAGCATCAGGTCGGCGGTGCCACGGATGCGGGCGGTTCGGGTTCGGACCCGCTGATGAAGACTTTGCAGGGCGCAACCAGCACAACGGTCACCAACAGCGACGGTTCGACCACGACGTCACTGACCTATGCCGACGGTTCCAAGGTAACGATGACGTCGCCGGCGGCATCGTCAGCATCCGGCGCCGCGACCTCGTCCTATAATTTCATCGAGCAGATGATTGCGCGGCAGGCCAAGGCGATTTCGTCGGCGGCGACCGCCTCGCTTTCGGTCAGCGCCTGA
- a CDS encoding P1 family peptidase, translating to MKNLLTDIAGVRVGHADDATLASGVTAVIFDTPAVAAIDIRGGGPGIREGAVLDLANTVEQIHGIALSGGSAFGLEAGGGVQAWLAEQGRGFAVGGALIPIVPGAICFDLLNGGDKAWGRFPPYRDLGYAAAVAAGEDFALGSVGAGLGATTATCKGGIGSASAATRGGVKVAALAVVNAVGSVTVGDGPWFWAAPFESGGELGGRGWPPQFTPGMLAMRIKGGAAATAVENTTLAVVVTDAALTKPQAQRLAMIAQTGFARAIYPVHAPLDGDVVFAAATGEKPIDPLAGLTELGMVAANVVARAIARGVYEATALPFPGALPAWKDRFG from the coding sequence ATGAAGAACCTCCTCACCGATATTGCCGGCGTCCGCGTCGGCCACGCCGACGACGCCACGCTGGCCTCCGGCGTCACCGCCGTGATCTTCGATACGCCGGCGGTGGCGGCGATCGATATCCGCGGCGGCGGTCCCGGTATCCGCGAGGGCGCGGTGCTCGACCTCGCCAATACCGTGGAGCAGATCCACGGCATCGCGCTTTCGGGCGGCTCGGCGTTCGGGCTCGAGGCCGGCGGCGGGGTGCAGGCCTGGCTGGCCGAGCAAGGCCGCGGCTTTGCGGTCGGCGGCGCGCTGATTCCGATCGTACCCGGCGCGATCTGTTTCGATCTGTTGAACGGCGGCGACAAGGCCTGGGGCCGCTTCCCGCCCTACCGCGATCTCGGCTACGCCGCCGCCGTGGCGGCGGGCGAAGACTTCGCGCTCGGCAGCGTCGGCGCCGGGCTCGGCGCCACCACCGCCACTTGCAAGGGCGGCATCGGCTCGGCGTCGGCGGCGACGCGCGGCGGCGTCAAGGTTGCGGCCCTTGCGGTGGTCAATGCGGTCGGCAGCGTCACCGTCGGCGACGGGCCGTGGTTCTGGGCCGCGCCCTTTGAAAGCGGCGGTGAACTGGGCGGCCGCGGATGGCCGCCGCAGTTCACGCCCGGGATGCTGGCGATGCGGATCAAGGGCGGCGCGGCCGCGACCGCGGTGGAGAATACGACGCTGGCGGTAGTTGTGACCGACGCGGCGCTGACCAAGCCCCAGGCCCAGCGGCTGGCGATGATCGCGCAGACCGGATTTGCGCGCGCGATCTATCCGGTGCATGCGCCGCTCGACGGCGACGTGGTGTTCGCCGCGGCCACCGGCGAAAAGCCGATCGATCCGCTTGCCGGCCTCACCGAGCTCGGCATGGTCGCGGCCAATGTCGTGGCCCGCGCCATCGCGCGCGGCGTTTACGAGGCAACAGCCCTGCCCTTCCCCGGCGCGCTACCGGCGTGGAAGGACCGCTTCGGTTAG
- a CDS encoding branched-chain amino acid ABC transporter substrate-binding protein: protein MKSLKLIGLALGATFALSTAALAQDISIGVAGPMTGGESAFGRQMKNGAEQAVADLNAAGGLLGKKLALQVGDDACDPKQARSIAEKFASAKIPFVAGHYCSSSSIPASEAYADGNVLQITPASTNPLFTERKLWNVARVCGRDDQQGLVAAAFIAKNYKGKNVAILNDKTTYGKGLADETKKALNKAGFTEKMFESYNKGDKDFTAIVSRMKRDNIDLVYVGGYHQESGLLVRQMRDQGLKTTLMAGDALADKEFASITGPAGEGTLFTFGPDPRNKPTAKAIVEKFKAKNIDPEGYTLYTYAAMQVWSQAVKKVGSTDPKKVMEAIKAGAWDTVIGKLEFDAKGDIKVLDYVVYKWDAKGNYVEINPKGS, encoded by the coding sequence ATGAAATCACTGAAACTCATCGGCCTGGCATTGGGCGCGACCTTCGCGCTGTCGACGGCAGCGCTGGCACAGGACATCTCCATCGGAGTGGCGGGCCCGATGACGGGCGGCGAATCCGCATTCGGCCGGCAGATGAAGAACGGCGCCGAGCAGGCGGTGGCGGATCTCAACGCCGCGGGTGGATTGCTCGGCAAGAAGCTCGCGCTGCAGGTCGGTGACGATGCCTGCGACCCCAAGCAGGCCCGTTCGATAGCGGAAAAGTTCGCCAGTGCGAAAATCCCGTTCGTCGCCGGCCACTACTGTTCTTCGTCGTCGATCCCGGCGTCGGAAGCCTATGCCGACGGCAACGTGCTGCAGATAACCCCGGCCTCGACCAATCCCCTGTTCACCGAGCGCAAGCTCTGGAACGTGGCGCGGGTCTGCGGCCGTGACGATCAGCAGGGCCTGGTCGCCGCCGCATTCATTGCCAAGAACTACAAGGGCAAGAACGTCGCCATCCTCAACGACAAGACCACCTACGGCAAGGGATTAGCCGACGAGACCAAGAAGGCGCTCAATAAGGCTGGCTTCACCGAGAAGATGTTCGAGTCCTACAACAAGGGCGACAAGGACTTCACCGCGATCGTCTCACGCATGAAGCGCGACAATATCGATCTCGTCTATGTCGGCGGCTACCATCAGGAATCCGGACTATTGGTGCGCCAGATGCGCGACCAGGGCCTGAAGACCACCCTGATGGCCGGCGACGCGCTGGCCGACAAGGAGTTTGCATCGATCACCGGCCCCGCCGGCGAAGGCACGCTGTTCACCTTCGGACCCGACCCGCGCAACAAGCCGACCGCCAAGGCGATCGTCGAGAAGTTCAAGGCCAAGAACATCGATCCCGAAGGCTACACCCTCTACACCTACGCCGCGATGCAGGTCTGGTCGCAGGCGGTGAAGAAGGTTGGCAGCACCGATCCGAAGAAGGTCATGGAGGCGATCAAGGCCGGCGCATGGGACACCGTGATCGGCAAGCTTGAATTCGACGCCAAGGGCGACATCAAGGTACTCGACTATGTCGTCTACAAGTGGGACGCCAAGGGCAACTACGTCGAGATCAACCCGAAGGGCTCGTAA